AACaatacttttattatttaatcgAAATGAATCTGCGTCAATTAAAATAACACAGGCTATGGTATCAACAATTTGAGCAAATTAGGCTTTATAATTACAGTGTGCAAGGTGGTTGAACTTTGTTGGTTGTTTAACCGATTCCAATGTTTTGGGGTCATTTGTCGAAAATTACCTGAGAAAAATTCGAGAAATCTTATATTGCAGTACGATCAGTTATACATGCACAAATGAAATTATCTCATCCACTCTGGTGATGATTACTTGTAAAACGTTTTTCCGGTAATCTCTACAGGTCTCTAcggttaaaataaaataagctcGGTAACATTCGAATCTAATAAAAGACGCCAAAGTCGAATCATTTTGAACGTTTCGGCTATGAAACCTTTTCTCCAATTGCTAATACCTTACATCTATTGTGTTATTAAAATTCGTATAAATTCATGATTTTATAGTAAGAATGTAGCTGCATTCGTTTTTACTATCTTTCGTGCAAATAACACGCCTGATAAGTTTTTAAACgctatttttcttctcctgcAACATTTGACCGCAGTACATGCAGACGGTTCGAATGATTCACCCTTAAAAAATTCAGGCTACAAGTGTTCCACTGCCTGAAACCGGCGACAAAAGGAGGAGAGACGATCCTGGTGGATGGTTTGAACGTTAGTATGCTGATAAAACAGCAGTCTCCGGAATCTTACGAGAGATTGACTCGGATGCCAATCTCCGCAACTTACATCGATCCGGGTCAGCATCACACTCACGTGGATCCGCTTCTGAAGCTCCACCCTGTCACTAAGGAGCTTTTGCAGATCAGGTTAACTTTGTTCACAGTTTGTACCGTTTCGTATTGTCACGATAAAAGTCTGTCAAATGAAGTAATTCGCATCCGCCGTTTTCGACCACAGGTTTCAACTCTACGATCGTACTGTGCTAAGGACTCTTCCTTACGATCATATCCAGCAACATTACCACGATCTTCGCCTCCTCGCTTCCGTCATAGCCGACAAAAGTGGCGAAACCCTGGTAAAACTTGTACCTGGGGAAGTAGTCTTTATAGACAATTGGAGGGTGTTGCATGGCAGGACTGCGTACTCAGGTTCCAGACTTCTTACTGGCGGTTACGTGGCTCGCACCGACTGGCGAAGCAGAGCCACAGTCATGGGCCTGATAGATTATTAACTATAATTtcgaattaataaataaacaacagGCCGTGAACCTATATTAGGATCAAGAAATGAGTGGAGGATAGTTCATTAATTCAAGTTTTTATTGTAATAACGCAGACcgaatatgtatttttttaatgttaaaagttaaaaataagtaaaatatgATAATAGCATAtcttaaataatgaatttcgtATGAATTAACGGTAGCTGGATTTTGTGATTTGAAATTCTATCACAGCTAAAACTCTCTTTCGCTGTTTCCCTATCTTCTGTGGacatattattcaaaatcatgtCCGAGCAAACTATATGCATTTTAATCTTTGTACTGTTtgcaatataattattagcaTTACGATACAAAGTTTTATTGATATTCTACACGCTTTGATAACCCCGCCCATGTGTGTCAGTTACACTTCCGATAAGCAGAGTTATACTTTTAGAGGGTCGCTGTCCATTCTAATCATTTCCAACTGTCACTTCGTCGTGTTGCCTTGAGAAGACCATAGATCAACGTTTCTTTACACGCttggtgtgtgtgtgtgtgttgatCATTTGTGACATCTGCGTCAATGGAAAAAGCAGGTAAACTTATCAAATACTTCGTTACTATACGCTGTGATACTGTACGAAATACTTCAATGCTTCAGAGATTTCCCTATTGAAGGATGGATTTCAACTCGAAATCCCGAATGCAGAGCCAATCACAATTTTCCACCAGTGGCTGCGCGATCATTGCAGGTATGAATAAGTGGAATTAGCCAATGAAATCGGACCGATTTACGCATAATAACGATTCTCTGGAACATTTCCAGATGTGCCGAATGCTACAATGATACAACGAATCAGCGCAAGCTCAGTATTCTCGATTTTCCCCCGGATGTATTTCCTCGTGAATACAATCTCTCTGACGGAGTGCTCGACGTCATTTGTAAGATTATTTAAtgcgtaaaaaaatatctatcaGGCAATGCTCGCACAGTTTCATGACCGTCATATCGTCTCGATTTCAAGGGGACGGAGGTCACAGATCAAAATACCAAATTTCTTGGCTGGTGAAGAATGCTAGATTTTTGGGCGACAAccaagagcgaaaaattaccCCTGTTCCTTGGTTCAAGCTCCCGGATGTTGCAAGGGTGGAATTGAATTCCTACATGAACACGGACGCAGGTTTATCCGAGGTTCTTTCGTCCCTGCTGAGATATGGAGTGGCGTTTGTCACCGGTGTGAGTACAACAATCATTACATTATGCTACATGAAGGGTATGAAGCTTTAGGTTTTTAATACCGATGTTACCGTAATAGAAACACTTCACAAAAATGACCATCCGTTTCATTATCTTCTGTGAATGACGAGGCTGAACGCTTTTTTCAGGTAGAAGCTACTCTCGCCGTTACCGAAAAATTGATAACCAGAATGGCGCCTGtacaaaaaacttttttcggCGAAATGTGGGAAGTTCATAACGAGGAAATTGCCGATGCCAGTGAAGTCGCATCGGAGACCGACATAAAGCCGCACTATGACACTGCATACACAAGCATCGCCCTTGGTGCTCATACAGACAATACTTACTGGTGCGACGCTGCAGGGTAAGTAAGAggtgttt
The Neodiprion lecontei isolate iyNeoLeco1 chromosome 3, iyNeoLeco1.1, whole genome shotgun sequence DNA segment above includes these coding regions:
- the LOC107226937 gene encoding trimethyllysine dioxygenase, mitochondrial isoform X1, which gives rise to MEKAEISLLKDGFQLEIPNAEPITIFHQWLRDHCRCAECYNDTTNQRKLSILDFPPDVFPREYNLSDGVLDVIWDGGHRSKYQISWLVKNARFLGDNQERKITPVPWFKLPDVARVELNSYMNTDAGLSEVLSSLLRYGVAFVTGVEATLAVTEKLITRMAPVQKTFFGEMWEVHNEEIADASEVASETDIKPHYDTAYTSIALGAHTDNTYWCDAAGLQVFHGLEPARIGGETLLVDGLNVSMQLKQRYPESYERLTRMPVSATYVEEGQHHTHVDPILKLHPVTRELLQIRFNLYDRSVLRTLPRDQIQQHYNDLRLIAAIVADKEGETRVKLSPGEVIFIDNWRVMHGRTAYSGSRLLAGGYVSRTDWRSRAAVMGLLDN